A window of Streptomyces sp. SAI-127 contains these coding sequences:
- a CDS encoding pyridoxal phosphate-dependent aminotransferase — translation MRISQRAQSVAPFYAMEFGKHAAALEAEGHRVVKLSLGEPDFGAPPAVLDALREAVGSRPMSYTGALGLPELRQAIARFYGDQHGVDVDPGRVVVTAGASAALVLGAAALVDPGDEVLIADPSYPCNRQIAESFGARVTLVPTSAESRYQLDTASVRSYWTDRTRGTMVASPSNPTGTSVPADELAAICELARERDAWRIVDEIYLDLGDHDAQGRPPRSVLSYDREAVVINSFSKYFGMTGWRLGWCVVPEALVPALERLAQNYMICASTPAQHAALACFTPESLAVCEERRAEFGRRRALVLEGLEQIGLPVPVPPDGAFYVYFDVSGTGLSSWEFCGRALQEAHVALTPGRDFGVGTAETHVRLSYAASADELREGIARLGKFVATLD, via the coding sequence ATGAGGATCTCGCAGCGCGCCCAGTCCGTCGCGCCGTTCTACGCCATGGAGTTCGGCAAGCACGCCGCGGCGCTGGAGGCCGAGGGGCACCGCGTCGTCAAGCTCAGTCTCGGGGAGCCGGACTTCGGGGCGCCGCCGGCCGTGCTGGACGCGCTGCGGGAGGCCGTGGGCAGCAGGCCCATGAGCTACACCGGAGCGCTCGGGCTGCCCGAACTGCGGCAGGCCATAGCGCGGTTCTACGGCGATCAGCACGGCGTCGACGTCGATCCGGGCCGGGTCGTCGTGACCGCGGGGGCGTCGGCGGCGCTGGTGCTGGGCGCCGCCGCCCTCGTCGACCCGGGGGACGAGGTGCTCATCGCCGACCCGTCCTACCCCTGCAACCGGCAGATCGCCGAGAGCTTCGGTGCGCGGGTCACCCTCGTGCCCACCAGTGCCGAATCGCGGTACCAGTTGGACACGGCCTCGGTGCGGTCGTACTGGACGGACCGCACCCGCGGGACCATGGTCGCCAGCCCCTCCAACCCGACCGGCACCTCCGTCCCGGCCGACGAGCTGGCGGCCATCTGCGAGCTCGCCCGGGAGCGGGACGCCTGGCGGATCGTCGACGAGATCTACCTCGACCTCGGCGATCACGACGCGCAGGGACGGCCGCCGCGCAGTGTGCTGTCGTACGACCGGGAGGCCGTCGTCATCAACAGCTTCTCCAAGTACTTCGGGATGACCGGCTGGCGGCTGGGGTGGTGTGTCGTGCCCGAGGCGCTGGTGCCCGCGCTGGAGCGGCTGGCCCAGAACTACATGATCTGTGCCTCCACCCCCGCCCAGCACGCCGCGCTCGCGTGTTTCACGCCCGAATCGCTCGCCGTGTGCGAGGAGCGGCGGGCCGAGTTCGGGCGGCGGCGGGCGCTGGTCCTCGAGGGGCTGGAGCAGATCGGGCTGCCGGTGCCCGTGCCGCCCGACGGGGCGTTCTACGTGTACTTCGACGTCAGCGGCACCGGGCTCAGCTCGTGGGAGTTCTGCGGACGGGCGCTCCAGGAGGCGCATGTCGCCCTCACACCGGGGCGGGACTTCGGGGTGGGGACCGCCGAGACCCACGTACGGCTGTCCTACGCCGCCTCGGCCGACGAACTGCGCGAGGGGATCGCGCGGCTCGGGAAGTTCGTGGCCACGCTCGACTAG